The genomic DNA CGGGGTGCGGACGGTGACGGCCACCCGCGGCGGGGACTGCAGGGGCGACAACCGCTGCGCGACGGCACCGGTCACCGACTCCCGCAGGCCCGACTCGCTGGTGCCGTGGACGGTGACGGTGACCTTCTTGCGGGTGGCGGTGGAGGAGACGTCCAGGACACCGTCGAGGTCCTGAGCCGCTCCCGAGGCCAGCCGGGCGATGTCGCGGGTGTGCAGGAAGACCCCGGTGCGCGAGGTCAGCGGCAGGGTCTTGCGGGAGCGGCGACGCAGCGCGGTCAGAGCCAGCCACAGCCCGATCAGGGCCACGACGATCCCGGCGGGGATGAGCCACCACGTCGGAGAGAATCCCTCGACCCCGTCTACGCCGGCGTTCAGCCACGGCGTGCCGGACAGGGCACCGGAGGCGACGAGGGCGTCGCGCAGCAGCAGTAGACCGAGGGCCAGGAGCAGGACGGCCAGGATCGGGCCGATGGCCCCGATCGGGCCGCTGCCGCTCTTCTGGTTCGCGGCCTGCATCGGAGTTTGTGTCGGGGTGGTGGCGTCGACGCCGGAACCGGTCTGGGAGGTCACTGGACGCGTCTCCTTTCCGGAGTGGTGGGGCGCAGGACCTTGGCGACCGTGACGTCGACGACGTCGACGTCCAAGGCAGCCAGGGTGTGCAGCCGGTCGGCGACGTGGTCACGGACCGCAGCGGCGACACCGGCGGCCGGTCGCGGCCAGGCGGTGACGATCTCGATCTGTACCCGGGCACGGTGACCGGCGACGTGGACGTCGACGCGGGGGTAGGCACGACCCAGGGCGGTCGCGATGGTGCCGGCGGTGTCCTCGGCGGCGATGACGCCGGGGACCTCGAAGACCGCGGCCTCGGCGATGCGCTCCACCGCCTTGTCCTTGACCTCCAGCGCTCCACGCGATGCGGTTTCGGTGCGCTCTTCGGCCGTGAGTTCGGCTGCCGCCTGAGCGGGGCCGCTCCAGCGCCGCACGCTCGGTGTGCTCGAGGTCCGTGCGTGTCGGCCTTGGCCGTCGCGGGGGTTCAGGGTGTTGCGGCTGCTGGCCGCGGCGGTCCCGGTAGGAGTCGTGACGGCGGTGGCGCCATCAGCCACGGCTGCGGCCGGGGATGAGGGCGGCCAGGTCCAGCTTGCCTTCCAGGTGGGCGCCGACGACGTAGCCGACGGCGGCGAACAGCAGGGCCAGGACGAACCAGCCGAAGCCACCTTGGATGGCGATGATGGCCAGGAGCAGGCCGGCGAAGATGCCGACAATCGAGGCGGACACGAGTTCCTCCAGGGGAAGGGAGTGGGGCCTGCCGGATCCAGTCAGAACCAGCAGGTAGTGCTGCCGAGCGGGACTGTGGCGCAGCAGCACCTGGTGTCGTAGTACCTGGTGCGGCAGCACCTTGTGCCGTCACGTTTGAGGCCGCAGGAAGACGTCAGGCGGCGCGGCCGGCGGCGAGGTCTTCGACGTAGACCTGCACCGGCACGTCCACCACGGCGGCGACGGCGGCGTGAATCTGCTGGGCAACGGCTCGGATGGGGGTGTCGTAAGCCAGGACGACGTGAACCTCCACCGCCTGCTCGGAAAGCTTGACCCCGGCCACCCGCCGACCAGGCAGGTAGGTCGCGACCTCACCGAAGCGGCCCGGGTGCAGCTGGACCACGCCCTCGACCGCGAGCACCAGGGCAGCAATCTCATCGGCGGCCGTAACCTCCGGCACCCGGGTGGTGGAGACGACCTCGAACTCCGTGACCGCGGGGGACGCCGCCGATGCGGTGGCCGCGAGGTCGAAGGAAGGTGCGCCGACCGGCGCCCCGGTGGCCGAGCCGGCGCCCCGGAGGGCGCCGGTCGGCGTGGTGGGCTCGATCACCGGACGCGGGGAGCGGAGTCGGAGTCCTCGTTGTCGTCGGCGTCCTCGTCGGGCAGGTGCACGTCGGCGACGGCGATGTTGACCTCGGTGACCTGCAGACCGGTCATCCGCTCCACCGAGGCGATGACGTTGCGGCGCACACCGGCGGCGAGGTCGGCGATCGCGACGCCGTACTCGGCGATGAGGTTGATGTCCACGGCGGCCTGGGTCTCCCCGACCTCCACCGACACGCCCTGGGAGTGGTTGACCCGGCCACCCGGGATCCGTTCACGCAGGGCACCGACCGCGCGGGAGGCGCCGCCACCGAGGGCGTGGACACCGGAGACGTCCTTAGCGGCCAGGCCGGCGATCTTGGAGACGACCGTGTCGGCGATGGAGGTGGTGCCCTGGTTGGAGACCAGTGCGCCGGTGGGGACGTCGTCGCGGCTGACGGCCAGGGTCGACGAGCCGGGGGTGGACATCGCCTTGGGGGTGGTCTTGGTCTGCTCGCTCACGGGTGCTCCTTCAAGAGAGTGGGTGAGCCCTCCTACAAGCCGGTCGGGCTGTGCAGTGGGGCTTTCACAGGGATAGAGACAGAACCGGGCCAAACTGCACGCCACCTTGAGTGTGACCTGCGTCATATTTGTTCGTCAGTGCGCCATGGTCGCCGGACCGCCAGGCTCTGACGCCGCCGATGCAGGTCTCCTGCATGGGTCTCAGTGCGGACCCATAGTGCTCTTTCACTTGCCGACGCCATCGGGCGCCCCGCCGAGAAACTGCAGCTGAACCGGTGGCAGCACCAGCCTGCCGGCTGCTGGTGAGCACCTGCTCACGATTGCTGGTGCCGGTTGCTGTGTCAGTTGGCGCGCAGTTGCGGTCAGACGGCGACCCGTCGAAGGGGTGAGCGCCCTGGCCGATCAGCGTCTCGTTGACGACGGCCTGCAGCTGGGCAAGGTCGGGCAGCCCGGCCCGCTGCTCGGCGCTGAGCGCGTCGTAGCTGGCGACCGCCATCGTCGAGGTCGAGCTGCCCAGGGCGTACCGCACCAGCTGCTCATCCCCGCCGGTGCACAGCAGGATCCCCACCGTGGGGGCGTGCTAAGCGTGGTCCCGCAGCCGGTCGTCCACGACGGCGACGTAGGTGCCGAGCTGGCCAAGGTAGGAAGGGCTGAAGCAGCCCATCTTCAGCTCGACCACCACGAACCGCAGCTGCGTGTAGGAGAACAGCAGCAAGTCCACGTTGAGGGTCTCCTCCCCCACCTCCAACCGGTGCTGACGGCCCACGAACGCCATCCCATGCCCGAACGCGGTCAGCAGGGTCTGCCCCTGGTTCGGTTGACTCCTGACCTGTGAGGATCATGGTCTTCACTGGAAGGATGAGTACCGTGCCGACGCCGTTCCCCGAGGAGTTCCGCCGCGACGTGATCGCCGTCGCCCGCCAAG from Kineococcus endophyticus includes the following:
- a CDS encoding DUF6286 domain-containing protein gives rise to the protein MTSQTGSGVDATTPTQTPMQAANQKSGSGPIGAIGPILAVLLLALGLLLLRDALVASGALSGTPWLNAGVDGVEGFSPTWWLIPAGIVVALIGLWLALTALRRRSRKTLPLTSRTGVFLHTRDIARLASGAAQDLDGVLDVSSTATRKKVTVTVHGTSESGLRESVTGAVAQRLSPLQSPPRVAVTVRTPKEN
- a CDS encoding Asp23/Gls24 family envelope stress response protein, with product MADGATAVTTPTGTAAASSRNTLNPRDGQGRHARTSSTPSVRRWSGPAQAAAELTAEERTETASRGALEVKDKAVERIAEAAVFEVPGVIAAEDTAGTIATALGRAYPRVDVHVAGHRARVQIEIVTAWPRPAAGVAAAVRDHVADRLHTLAALDVDVVDVTVAKVLRPTTPERRRVQ
- a CDS encoding DUF2273 domain-containing protein, whose amino-acid sequence is MSASIVGIFAGLLLAIIAIQGGFGWFVLALLFAAVGYVVGAHLEGKLDLAALIPGRSRG
- a CDS encoding Asp23/Gls24 family envelope stress response protein, giving the protein MIEPTTPTGALRGAGSATGAPVGAPSFDLAATASAASPAVTEFEVVSTTRVPEVTAADEIAALVLAVEGVVQLHPGRFGEVATYLPGRRVAGVKLSEQAVEVHVVLAYDTPIRAVAQQIHAAVAAVVDVPVQVYVEDLAAGRAA
- a CDS encoding Asp23/Gls24 family envelope stress response protein, with product MSTPGSSTLAVSRDDVPTGALVSNQGTTSIADTVVSKIAGLAAKDVSGVHALGGGASRAVGALRERIPGGRVNHSQGVSVEVGETQAAVDINLIAEYGVAIADLAAGVRRNVIASVERMTGLQVTEVNIAVADVHLPDEDADDNEDSDSAPRVR
- a CDS encoding PDDEXK nuclease domain-containing protein; this translates as MLTAFGHGMAFVGRQHRLEVGEETLNVDLLLFSYTQLRFVVVELKMGCFSPSYLGQLGTYVAVVDDRLRDHA